A stretch of the Planococcus lenghuensis genome encodes the following:
- a CDS encoding very short patch repair endonuclease yields the protein MADTMTKEQRRKNMQAIRSQSKLENKVSRLLWNKGYRFRKNDRTLFGKPDISIKKYKVVIFIDSCFWHACEIHGNQPKSNQDYWTKKLARNKERDREVTAYYKEKGWFIKRIWEHQVKEDLEKTTEELAQFIQKAKEHSS from the coding sequence ATGGCAGATACAATGACCAAAGAACAGCGCCGAAAAAATATGCAGGCCATCCGGTCTCAGTCAAAACTGGAAAATAAGGTTTCACGCTTGCTTTGGAACAAAGGCTATCGCTTTCGGAAAAATGACCGGACACTGTTCGGCAAACCTGATATTTCCATAAAGAAGTATAAAGTCGTTATTTTTATCGACTCCTGTTTCTGGCATGCCTGCGAAATTCACGGCAATCAGCCAAAAAGCAATCAGGATTATTGGACGAAAAAGCTTGCCAGAAATAAAGAAAGAGACAGGGAAGTAACAGCGTATTACAAGGAAAAAGGCTGGTTCATCAAAAGGATCTGGGAGCATCAGGTGAAGGAGGATTTGGAAAAGACAACTGAAGAACTGGCTCAATTTATCCAAAAAGCCAAAGAGCATTCTTCCTGA
- a CDS encoding DNA cytosine methyltransferase — translation MIFKKGELFNGPGGLSLAAKNAQVIHPKTGEEFRIEHLWSNDYDATACETFRLNICENPDDPSVHWGPVEDLPIGDKSILGDIDCFAFGFPCNDYSIVGESRGLEGKFGPLYSYGVKVLKDYQPKFFVAENVGGLQSANEGKAFIQILTELEDCGYKLTPHLYKFQEYGVPQARHRIIIVGIRNDLTEQGIEFKVPAPTTLASTDYKTASEAILNPPIPEDAPNHDMPKHTAKVKEMLSYIPPGSNAWYPGIPEHLQLKVKGARMSSIYKRLDPDRPAYTVTGSGGGGTHMYHWDELRALTNRERARLQTFPDDFVFAGSKEAVRKQIGMAVPPLGAQVVFEAILKSFAGIEYDYVEPAPKLQLENLRGKKKVTIKEVVANII, via the coding sequence ATGATATTTAAAAAAGGCGAACTTTTTAACGGTCCAGGCGGGCTAAGTTTAGCAGCAAAAAACGCACAGGTTATTCATCCGAAAACAGGAGAAGAGTTTCGAATCGAGCATCTTTGGTCAAACGATTACGATGCTACAGCATGTGAAACCTTCCGGCTAAATATATGCGAAAATCCTGACGATCCATCTGTCCATTGGGGGCCTGTCGAAGACTTGCCGATCGGCGATAAATCCATTCTTGGGGATATCGATTGTTTTGCTTTCGGTTTTCCGTGCAATGACTACAGTATAGTAGGGGAATCACGCGGACTGGAAGGAAAATTTGGGCCGCTATATTCATATGGTGTTAAAGTTTTAAAAGATTATCAGCCAAAGTTTTTTGTAGCTGAGAATGTCGGGGGACTTCAAAGCGCCAATGAAGGAAAAGCCTTTATTCAAATCCTGACGGAACTGGAAGACTGCGGTTACAAGCTGACACCTCATTTATACAAGTTTCAGGAATACGGTGTACCGCAGGCAAGACACCGCATTATCATTGTCGGCATCCGAAATGATTTGACTGAACAGGGAATCGAATTTAAAGTGCCGGCTCCAACTACACTTGCTTCAACCGACTATAAAACGGCATCTGAAGCTATTTTGAATCCGCCAATACCAGAAGATGCGCCGAACCACGATATGCCGAAACATACGGCCAAAGTAAAGGAAATGCTGAGCTACATACCGCCGGGCAGCAACGCCTGGTATCCGGGAATTCCTGAACATTTACAGCTGAAAGTAAAAGGCGCGCGAATGAGTTCTATCTATAAGCGTTTAGATCCAGACCGTCCGGCATACACGGTGACGGGAAGCGGCGGCGGCGGCACGCATATGTACCACTGGGATGAACTGCGTGCTTTAACGAACCGTGAACGTGCTCGTCTACAGACTTTTCCGGATGACTTCGTATTTGCTGGAAGCAAAGAAGCTGTTCGAAAACAGATCGGAATGGCTGTACCTCCGCTTGGCGCACAGGTTGTGTTTGAAGCTATCTTAAAGTCATTTGCAGGAATTGAATATGATTACGTAGAACCAGCACCGAAGCTTCAGCTTGAAAATCTTCGGGGGAAAAAGAAAGTCACCATTAAAGAAGTAGTAGCAAATATAATTTAG